From Cercospora beticola chromosome 6, complete sequence, a single genomic window includes:
- a CDS encoding uncharacterized protein (SMCOG1002:AMP-dependent synthetase and ligase~antiSMASH:Cluster_2), with product MAPLMDCEPGLQRDQIDPSQLEKKIEHCSINLSPYHVDKTGLELVSETLPGLLERQVGLTPDALAIDSYEGQWTYSQLQEEMLSLQIYLQNHGVASGARVGILLPLSARAVMAILAIMDIGAAVVPVDLHHPPARQMTIFHESNVELVVSDKRESMLEDFRQEYSVIDLSDLKAGGQEGRGPTGTHAGPLPSNASISSAQPQADAYIAFTSGSTGVPKGIVQSHAAIITMCKAMVAPLEVQASSRIAHVAPYVFDVAMMEIALSFGTGAALCIMSKRDLVMPEPGELEENLNRFKITHFTLSPTMLRSIKVDSVPTMRMLSVMGEPLDRRAVKLWSVSRKSQLRQMWGCTEGTILQSITPPLQSHDEPQNIGSSLYRVCRLWITDPEDVDVLREDGEAGELVVESRALASRYINRPDQTERSFLANVAWKKPSSDTRYYRTGDLARKESDGTVTFLGRQDGQMTIRGERIELGEIDYHIEQAGLLQGRGDCFAEFEPSTQTIVGFVCGHAREPSVSDSPLTLISWEDAAVSKEVLGETMLNLIEEGNLAPQMVPMWWFPLAARPLTISHKTDRARLRTMMGELSHEQWTMYRVVSEDAL from the coding sequence ATGGCGCCTTTGATGGACTGCGAGCCAGGCCTACAACGAGACCAAATCGATCCAAgccagctcgagaagaaaATTGAACATTGCAGCATTAATCTAAGTCCATACCATGTGGACAAGACGGGTCTCGAGTTGGTTTCCGAAACACTTCCGGGACTGCTGGAGAGGCAGGTTGGGCTTACACCAGATGCTCTTGCAATTGACAGCTACGAAGGCCAATGGACCTattcgcagctgcaggagGAGATGCTCAGTCTCCAGATTTATCTCCAAAACCATGGAGTAGCAAGCGGCGCCCGAGTTGGCATCTTGCTTCCACTCTCTGCGCGAGCCGTCATGGCAATTCTCGCAATCATGGATATCGGAGCAGCTGTGGTGCCAGTAGACCTTCACCATCCTCCCGCTCGGCAGATGACCATCTTTCACGAGTCGAATGTGGAGCTTGTTGTGTCGgataagagagaaagcatgCTCGAGGATTTCAGGCAGGAATACTCTGTAATCGACTTGAGTGATCTGAAAGCGGGTGGTCAAGAAGGACGTGGACCGACAGGCACCCATGCTGGCCCTTTGCCCAGCAATGCCAGCATATCTTCGGCGCAGCCTCAAGCCGATGCATACATTGCGTTTACATCGGGCTCCACCGGTGTTCCGAAAGGGATTGTTCAAAGCCACGCTGCGATAATCACCATGTGCAAAGCCATGGTAGCACCGTTGGAAGTCCAGGCATCTTCTCGAATCGCACACGTTGCACCGTACGTGTTCGATGTTGCAATGATGGAAATCGCATTGAGCTTCGGTACCGGAGCAGCGCTTTGCATTATGAGCAAGAGAGATCTCGTCATGCCGGAGCCCGgagagctggaggagaaTCTGAACCGGTTCAAGATCACGCATTTCACGTTGTCGCCAACGATGCTGAGATCGATCAAGGTCGATTCGGTCCCCACTATGCGAATGCTCAGCGTTATGGGTGAGCCGCTGGATCGCAGGGCTGTGAAACTTTGGTCTGTTTCACGAAAGTCGCAACTGCGACAGATGTGGGGATGTACTGAAGGCACGATCTTGCAATCCATCACCCCACCCCTCCAGAGCCACGATGAGCCGCAGAATATTGGCTCCAGCCTCTATCGCGTATGTCGGCTATGGATCACAGATCCGGAAGACGTGGACGTCCTACGCGAGGATGGTGAGGCTGGCGAGCTTGTCGTAGAGAGTCGTGCGCTTGCAAGTCGATACATCAACCGGCCGGACCAGACAGAACGCTCATTCCTGGCGAACGTGGCGTGGAAAAAGCCCTCTTCGGACACACGATACTATCGTACTGGTGACCTGGCCCGCAAGGAATCCGATGGGACTGTCACCTTCCTCGGCCGCCAGGACGGGCAGATGACTATACGTGGCGAGCGAATCGAGCTGGGAGAGATTGATTATCACATCGAGCAGGCGGGCTTGCTCCAAGGGCGAGGTGACTGCTTTGCCGAGTTCGAGCCGTCGACTCAGACCATCGTCGGATTTGTCTGTGGCCATGCGCGGGAGCCCAGCGTGAGCGACAGTCCACTTACGCTCATATCTTGGGAAGATGCAGCGGTGAGTAAGGAGGTGCTGGGGGAGACCATGCTCAACCTCATTGAGGAGGGTAATCTGGCCCCTCAGATGGTGCCAATGTGGTGGTTCCCGTTGGCTGCGAGGCCGTTGACTATCTCGCACAAGACTGATCGAGCAAGACTGCGAACCATGATGGGAGAGCTATCGCATGAGCAGTGGACCATGTATCGTGTCGTTTCCGAAGACGCTCTTTAG
- a CDS encoding uncharacterized protein (antiSMASH:Cluster_2~SMCOG1137:Major facilitator superfamily MFS 1) encodes MSFMDEKHQSPSSFRASTLYILLCCCVASFSDVFTYAVLPPVIPFALPEKAGAPQDQVQKWVAILPAVTAGATVLASPFAGWMGDHCSRRKPLFVAAIFFQWVGIALVTAGQHIALWISGLVMFGIASAVVWATSLALIIDQVAREKVAQSLGFTGLSLSLGIFLGPVLGGLIYEHAGHYAVWGTVFGVSVVDLLLRMFLIESPKAIVPGRHSSPAHRFAALQLFRSPRMVCALLGAFAQATILTSFDASLTIHVGKVFGWKSTAAGLLYLAFCLPSFASPAIGMLADRFGAKLVLFVAFLLSTPVLASLQFVQTNDISDKVLLVALLLLLGALLGSTICVFSAEVSHVVSEMAERTPGIWGHNGAFAQAEALWWASYTLGLAVGPLWGGFVQDAADWSVLSLSLALLSLVASLPVIVFVGGTLSFGTRPGRTRDAPSGNGSFSSTGIQTTDV; translated from the exons ATGAGCTTCATGGACGAGAAGCATCAGAGCCCTTCGAGCTTTCGAGCATCAACGTTATACATCCtactctgctgctgtgtaGCAAGCTTTAGT GATGTTTTCACATATGCAGTGCTGCCACCAGTCATTCCTTTTGCGCTTCCAGAAAAGGCTGGAGCCCCACAAGACCAAG TGCAGAAATGGGTCGCAATATTGCCAGCAGTCACAGCAGGAGCAACAGTGCTGGCTAGTC CGTTCGCCGGTTGGATGGGAGATCACTGCAGCCGAAGGAAGCCACTGTTCGTGGCAGCGATTTTCTTTCAATGGGTCGGCATCGCACTCGTTACTGCCGGTCAGCACATCGCGCTCTGGATCTCTGGTCTCGTTATGTTCGGAATAGCATCTGCGGTCGTATGGGCCACGAGCCTCGCGCTCATCATCGATCAAGTTGCGAGAGAAAAAGTGGCTCAGTCGTTAGGGTTTACAGGACTGAGCCTCTCCCTGGGCATCTTCTTGGGCCCTGTGCTCGGCGGACTGATCTACGAACACGCGGGACATTATGCAGTATGGGGTACTGTCTTTGGCGTTTCTGTGGtggacctgctgctgcgaatgtTCCTTATCGAATCGCCAAAGGCCATCGTTCCAGGAAGGCACTCCTCGCCAGCACATCGCTTCGCGGCGCTGCAGCTCTTTCGTTCGCCGCGAATGGTCTGCGCGTTGTTGGGGGCATTCGCGCAGGCAACAATTCTGACTTCCTTCGATGCATCGCTCACCATCCACGTTGGCAAAGTCTTTGGGTGGAAATCAACGGCTGCGGGTCTGCTGTATCTGGCCTTTTGCCTCCCATCATTTGCCAGTCCGGCGATCGGCATGCTTGCAGACAGGTTTGGCGCAAAGCTCGTGCTCTTCGTAGCATTCCTGCTTTCTACGCCGGTACTTGCGTCATTACAATTTGTTCAGACGAACGACATTTCAGACAAAGTACTGTTGGTggctctgctgttgctgctgggagCATTGCTTGGCTCGACCATTTGTGTCTTCAGCGCCGAAGTCAGCCATGTCGTGAGCGAGATGGCTGAGCGCACGCCGGGCATATGGGGACACAATGGGGCGTTTGCTCAAGCGGAGGCATTGTGGTGGGCATCGTATACCCTTGGACTGGCAGTGGGTCCTCTATGGGGAGGTTTCGTTCAGGATGCTGCTGACTGGTCTGTGTTGAGTCTGTCATTGGCCTTGTTGAGTTTGGTCGCGTCATTGCCAGTCATTGTGTTCGTTGGCGGCACGTTGTCGTTCGGTACCAGGCCAGGAAGGACAAGAGATGCTCCGTCAGGTAACGGCAGTTTCAGTAGTACCGGTATACAAACAACAGACGTCTGA
- a CDS encoding uncharacterized protein (antiSMASH:Cluster_2), whose product MSDHEQDREEWQENGFDYDDPLISRETLDAFSQPEPYDYDSLLALQAPMAPSSSIRTSQAIGNVPGSPRLRFNDTRNNPQPTSASFPSGNRPTITVTPAMPSNLQPSASSTSNNASSSTASQGYTIIQVWPASDGIGSAATHPRSTRNDLYFEQRLARAWMAEQGIPLRPNVKYKLDRLPSGYSGWLLVSNTGKNQWREWASMMCKVVSDIVDGLTGV is encoded by the exons ATGTCTGATCACGAACAAGATCGGGAGGAGTGGCAGGAAAATGGG TTTGACTACGACGACCCACTGATCTCTCGGGAAACCCTCGATGCCTTCTCCCAGCCTGAACCATATGACTACGACTCGTTGCTAGCTCTGCAAGCTCCCATGGCCCCATCCTCATCCATTCGGACATCTCAGGCGATTGGGAATGTTCCTGGGTCCCCGAGGCTCCGATTCAACGACACACGGAACAATCCTCAGCCAACCTCAGCTTCTTTCCCCAGTGGCAACCGCCCCACGATCACAGTCACGCCCGCTATGCCATCGAACCTACAACCAAGTGCCTCCAGCACATCGAACAACGCCTCTTCTTCAACCGCTTCACAAGGCTATACCATCATCCAAGTCTGGCCCGCAAGCGACGGCATAGGCAGCGCTGCGACCCATCCTCGCTCCACTCGAAACGATCTGTACTTCGAGCAACGCCTCGCCAGAGCCTGGATGGCAGAGCAAGGCATTCCACTCCGGCCAAACGTCAAGTACAAACTCGACCGTCTGCCAAGTGGATATTCGGGGTGGTTGCTAGTGAGCAATACTGGGAAGAATCAATGGCGTGAGTGGGCGAGCATGATGTGCAAAGTCGTATCGGATATTGTTGATGGACTGACTGGTGTTTAG
- the YPT7 gene encoding Rab GTPase ypt7 (antiSMASH:Cluster_2) — protein MASRKKILLKVIILGDSGVGKTSLMNQYVNKKFSQSYKATIGADFLTKEVLVDDRLVTMQLWDTAGQERFQSLGVAFYRGADCCVLVYDVNNAKSFDTLDSWRDEFLIQASPMDPESFPFVVLGNKVDVEESKRMISTKRAQAFCQQKGGIPYFETSAKDAVNVEQAFEVIARNALAQEESQDFNPDFPETIPINIGENEQGCSC, from the exons ATGGCGTCGCGCAAGAAGATTCTGCTCAAGGTCATCATCCTGGGAGATAGCGGTGTTGGCAAGACCAGTTTGATGAACCAATAT GTCAACAAGAAGTTCTCGCAGTCCTACAAAGCCACCATCGGCGCCGACTTCCTCACCAAAGAAGTCCTCGTGGACGACCGCCTTGTGACGATGCAACTCTGGGATACCGCTGGCCAGGAACGCTTCCAGTCCCTCGGCGTTGCCTTCTACCGCGGCGCAGACTGCTGTGTACTCGTCTACGATGTCAACAACGCAAAGTCCTTCGATACACTCGATTCATGGCGCGACGAGTTCCTGATTCAAGCGAGCCCCATGGATCCTGAAAGCTTCCCCTTTGTGGTCTTGGGCAACAAGGTTGATGTGGAGGAGAGCAAGAGGATGATCAGCACCAAACGGGCACAGGCGTTCTGCCAGCAAAAGGGCGGGATACCATATTTCGAGACGAGCGCAAAGGATGCGGTGAATGTGGAGCAGGCATTTGAAG TCATCGCACGAAACGCTCTCGCCCAAGAAGAATCGCAAGACTTCAACCCCGATTTCCCTGAGACAATCCCCATCAACATTGGCGAGAATGAGCAAGGCTGCTCCTGCTAG
- a CDS encoding uncharacterized protein (MEROPS:MER0034548), protein MGVLTSQPGKGIWTLCSLALNAARLPLWMIWYLPSSLRQHKDWTYRQAILVQIVKTFLWNASMVEVKTPLSIIPGAEKEKWAVAKVAPSKAYAGPAKLDGTIKPEDCGGTWYPTPNPMGGAYKPELVILHFHGGAYVIGDGRKKDAAFAATTLRNNTDAKFVFCPQYRLSSNPGCRFPAALQDAITSYSYLVNERQIDASKIILSGDSAGANLALALTRYLTEHGKATGLDLPHAILLWSPWVSPLGSLTAESFNKSPNLGTDYVTAAFGAWGARTYQPLPSTGATLDHPYISFLSHAFATKIPIYISTGECEMLFHDDVALYEEMRAVEGNDVHLQVEEHAVHDTILAGPLVGFEKEAVVAAKRAGEWLRTLKPSAQ, encoded by the coding sequence ATGGGAGTCCTCACTTCGCAGCCCGGAAAGGGCATCTGGACACTATGTTCACTCGCCCTCAATGCCGCACGTCTCCCACTGTGGATGATCTGGTATCTGCCCTCCTCGCTGCGCCAGCACAAGGACTGGACCTACAGACAGGCCATTCTGGTGCAGATCGTCAAGACCTTCCTGTGGAACGCGTCGATGGTGGAAGTGAAGACTCCGCTGTCCATCATCCCAGGcgccgagaaggagaagtgggcAGTTGCAAAGGTCGCCCCCTCAAAGGCCTACGCAGGTCCCGCCAAGCTCGATGGCACCATCAAGCCTGAAGACTGCGGAGGAACGTGGTATCCCACGCCAAACCCGATGGGCGGTGCCTACAAGCCCGAACTCGTCATCCTTCACTTCCACGGCGGCGCCTATGTCATTGGCGATGGCCGCAAGAAGGACGCTGCTTTCGCCGCGACGACCCTGCGAAACAACACCGATGCCAAATTCGTCTTCTGCCCACAATACCGACTTTCCTCGAATCCAGGTTGCAGATTCCCAGCCGCTCTGCAGGACGCCATCACTTCATACTCATACCTCGTCAATGAGCGCCAAATCGATGCCAGCAAGATCATTCTTTCCGGTGACAGTGCAGGTGCAAATCTCGCACTCGCACTGACACGCTACCTGACCGAGCACGGAAAGGCCACAGGTCTCGATTTGCCACACGCCATTCTTCTCTGGTCGCCTTGGGTTTCTCCTCTCGGCTCCTTGACTGCCGAATCCTTCAACAAAAGTCCAAACCTTGGAACTGATTACGTTACCGCTGCCTTTGGAGCCTGGGGTGCGCGCACATATCAGCCACTGCCTAGCACAGGCGCGACTTTGGATCATCCATACATCAGTTTCTTGTCACACGCATTCGCCACAAAAATTCCAATCTACATTTCCACCGGTGAATGCGAAATGCTATTCCACGATGATGTTGCGTTGTACGAGGAGATGCGCGCAGTCGAGGGAAATGATGTTCATCTGCAAGTCGAGGAGCATGCAGTACACGATACCATCCTGGCCGGACCTCTGGTAGGCTTTGAGAAGGAGGCTGTAGTGGCTGCGAAGAGAGCTGGCGAGTGGTTGAGGACGCTGAAGCCAAGTGCTCAGTAA
- a CDS encoding uncharacterized protein (antiSMASH:Cluster_2): MAKDLNDYQPVPDYSKAGPHWVQAAYERDRLQKKFDAHQEHLQKKQALQLRREQFMRDAWEKRNGQRQERRGAEDAGEGEGASRREVPAGEVRVKVEDENENETAQLVQEERSWQYRGQKRAREEEEHRDVASNVGLPQIARRNGPSALPPYPGPKPISSNEAESDLSSLRQQQQNGVLGATVLPPPPMRAPLHFPPSHYTALRTTANPHQQSSSSRLHTSLPGPNASRHPFPSDVKGDRR; the protein is encoded by the coding sequence ATGGCCAAGGATCTCAACGACTATCAGCCCGTTCCAGACTATTCTAAAGCCGGTCCGCACTGGGTCCAAGCTGCGTATGAACGGGATAGATTGCAGAAAAAGTTCGACGCACACCAGGAGCATCTTCAGAAAAAGCAGGCTTTGCAGTTGAGGAGGGAACAGTTCATGAGGGATGCTtgggagaagaggaatggGCAGAGGCAGGAAAGGAGGGGCGCTGAAGACGCTGGCGAAGGCGAGGGTGCTTCCCGGCGTGAAGTGCCGGCTGGGGAGGTGAGGGTGAAGGTGGAGGATGAGAATGAGAACGAGACTGCGCAGTTGGTGCAAGAGGAGCGTTCGTGGCAGTATCGTGGCCAGAAGAGGGCacgtgaggaggaggagcatcgCGACGTCGCGAGCAATGTTGGTCTGCCACAGATTGCGCGAAGGAATGGTCCGTCTGCTTTGCCGCCTTACCCTGGCCCCAAGCCGATCTCATCCAACGAGGCTGAATCAGATCTCTCCTCACTgcgccaacagcagcagaacggCGTACTTGGCGCTACGGTTCTCCCGCCTCCTCCGATGCGAGCGCCTTTACATTTTCCGCCGTCGCACTACACGGCGCTGAGGACTACCGCGAACCCACATCAGCAATCGAGCAGCAGTCGACTTCATACATCACTGCCGGGACCTAATGCTTCTCGTCATCCCTTTCCTTCCGATGTGAAAGGTGACCGACGCTGA
- a CDS encoding uncharacterized protein (antiSMASH:Cluster_2), which produces MQNGDNSLCRGIFVHNKHVAIRRNLFEALRRLRLENEILRIWIDALCIDQGNVAERNDQVSNMAAVYKNAARVVAWLGEGVLAEDRAMSLLLREIRINLNDRPPPESSRGLQTSGTYAGPPSGSEIISLEHWVARGPSAMNLSDLSLRRSWNFRRTLRILKLFLRRRYFTRRWVVQEISHARNNTLELRWGVYTFVNLSQFLEVMHVLEASLLTTSQTLHGSDQNIHKWTCRNLRDLSMSLTSILSCATAPAPQLPTLLAVCHSLECFDRRDILFSLISIDPLCNIQPDYRLDDFAVGVRLTQYMVANEHLVSWLLSLREHRNASKAPYLSGLLPSWGLCLTEKLVPTPMEIVLSESSNEIRESMQCSIDTNRILTCRLRYLGTIHEKETQGRSRKLRAMVLHEGTHVMRKAKLGFSRVGHGIKRGDVMFTLPGVENDHKRAVLVLRYEGGGSSGDTAFFLAAVLWTGYESVEVDGVYASGPSRRLLHSIVNDTEWPRPELTLRIK; this is translated from the coding sequence ATGCAGAATGGCGACAACTCGCTTTGTCGCGGGATCTTTGTCCACAACAAACATGTTGCTATTCGCCGCAACCTCTTTGAGGCACTTCGCCGTCTCCGACTTGAGAACGAGATCCTACGGATTTGGATTGATGCTCTTTGCATTGATCAGGGAAACGTTGCTGAGCGAAATGATCAGGTCTCGAACATGGCTGCAGTATACAAGAATGCCGCACGAGTAGTGGCTTGGCTTGGAGAAGGCGTCTTGGCCGAAGATCGTGCCATGTCGCTGCTTCTGCGAGAAATAAGAATCAATCTCAACGACAGACCGCCTCCCGAATCGAGTCGTGGCCTGCAGACGTCTGGGACATATGCCGGACCGCCGTCCGGTTCAGAGATCATCAGCCTGGAGCACTGGGTCGCTCGCGGTCCTTCTGCCATGAATTTGTCCGATTTATCGTTACGTCGTTCATGGAATTTTCGCCGCACGCTTCGGATCTTAAAATTGTTCTTGCGCCGCAGGTACTTCACAAGAAGATGGGTTGTGCAAGAGATCTCGCATGCCCGGAACAACACTCTCGAGCTTCGATGGGGCGTCTACACTTTTGTGAACCTGAGCCAGTTCCTGGAGGTTATGCACGTCTTGGAGGCATCCCTACTCACCACAAGCCAAACGCTACACGGTAGTGACCAGAACATTCACAAGTGGACATGCCGGAACCTGCGCGACTTGAGCATGTCTCTGACCTCCATACTTTCTTGCGCGACTGCACCGGCCCCACAGCTGCCCACCCTCTTGGCCGTTTGTCATTCTCTGGAGTGCTTTGATCGCCGCGACATTTTGTTTTCGCTCATCAGTATTGATCCATTATGTAACATCCAGCCCGATTATCGACTCGACGACTTTGCAGTCGGCGTTAGGCTGACGCAATATATGGTGGCCAACGAGCACCTTGTGAGCTGGTTGCTTTCTCTTCGGGAGCATCGTAATGCATCCAAAGCTCCCTATCTCTCTGGCCTGCTCCCATCCTGGGGACTCTGCCTCACCGAAAAGCTCGTGCCCACGCCCATGGAAATTGTCCTTTCCGAAAGTTCGAATGAGATAAGAGAATCTATGCAATGTTCGATCGATACGAATCGCATACTGACGTGCCGACTGCGATATCTCGGTACTATACACGAGAAGGAAACTCAAGGGAGGAGCAGAAAGCTCCGCGCCATGGTTCTGCACGAGGGCACCCATGTGATGCGGAAAGCTAAATTGGGTTTCTCAAGAGTCGGGCATGGGATAAAGCGCGGAGATGTTATGTTCACCTTGCCAGGGGTGGAAAACGACCACAAGCGTGCTGTACTGGTGTTGCGCTACGAAGGTGGTGGATCCTCTGGAGATACAGCGTTCTTCCTAGCGGCAGTTCTCTGGACGGGTTATGAGTCCGTCGAGGTCGATGGGGTATATGCGAGTGGACCTTCCAGGAGGCTGCTCCATAGCATAGTCAACGACACAGAATGGCCGAGGCCCGAACTAACTTTGAGGATCAAGTGA
- a CDS encoding uncharacterized protein (antiSMASH:Cluster_2~CAZy:CE5) yields MPSRRCLTTGTVLALAASVAQAQLGNYSTISNVSSSACPSEGGAHIIVARASTEPLGYGIIGAVKDLVLEAVPASNAEYVVYPATLTDYFNSESDGVLGMKELVEAYVAQDCPNNAPLVLMGYSQGAQVVADYVSGQNVGVFPYNSSLAEPAPDNVLSKIAAIITMGDPSINITNNPAHVGNSTKPGLFERFGNATSIFETSGLDNRTQAYCNALDPYCASAGNFDNITVHLVYVQEFGMQARDFVVQKIEEWYGSSTGTSNGTANGTSNGTTSEGGTMSGASAPSPSDSAASSIRDMQASITAALLVTIGFAFAYAL; encoded by the coding sequence ATGCCTTCACGTAGGTGCCTCACCACCGGGACTGTACTGGCTCTGGCCGCCTCCGTTGCCCAAGCCCAACTGGGGAATTATTCCACCATCAGCAATGTTTCTAGCTCGGCCTGCCCATCGGAAGGAGGTGCACACATTATTGTTGCTCGAGCGTCAACGGAACCTCTCGGATATGGCATTATCGGGGCCGTCAAAGACCTTGTTCTCGAAGCCGTACCTGCAAGCAACGCCGAGTATGTGGTTTACCCAGCCACATTAACAGACTACTTCAACTCAGAATCAGATGGTGTCCTGGGAATGAAGGAATTAGTTGAAGCCTATGTCGCACAAGATTGCCCAAACAATGCTCCACTTGTTCTCATGGGCTACTCACAAGGAGCTCAAGTTGTGGCAGACTACGTCTCGGGCCAGAACGTGGGCGTCTTTCCATACAACAGCAGTCTTGCCGAGCCCGCACCGGACAACGTTCTTTCAAAAATAGCAGCGATCATCACCATGGGTGACCCGAGTATCAACATCACGAACAACCCAGCACACGTTGGAAACTCGACCAAGCCAGGATTGTTCGAACGATTCGGGAATGCAACCAGCATCTTCGAGACAAGCGGCCTGGACAACAGGACACAGGCTTACTGCAACGCTTTGGATCCATACTGCGCCAGCGCCGGCAACTTCGACAACATCACTGTCCATCTGGTGTACGTCCAGGAGTTCGGTATGCAAGCACGGGACTTTGTCGTTCAAAAGATCGAAGAATGGTATGGAAGCAGCACTGGTACTTCGAACGGGACTGCGAACGGCACTTCGAATGGAACGACATCTGAGGGCGGAACAATGTCTGGAGCATCcgcgccttcgccttctgaCAGTGCTGCAAGCAGTATCCGAGACATGCAGGCGAGCATTACAGCGGCACTGCTGGTAACGATCGGTTTTGCATTTGCCTACGCCCTATAG
- a CDS encoding uncharacterized protein (antiSMASH:Cluster_2) produces the protein MQFCVLALAFVLPFALGYPSNSGFEDSGADVSGSGGSGSGDGGSGNGDSGKGGKKHDKNDDVAPTSFCQCYSKIGVDSLLGLVDQEADIPCLCVPVLSGPAADGPTKDLCPSFSGTFTDEKNSDGNPVPWCENIGTSQLASFADQCRTAGVAGATCCDKGMPWENCPSDGKYDPNAE, from the exons ATGCAATTTTGCGTTCTTGCCCTCGCTTTCGTTCT TCCATTCGCTTTGGGCTATCCATCCAACAGTGGCTTCGAAGACAGTGGCGCCGACGTTAGTGGTTCTGGAGGAAGTGGCTCAGGAGACGGTGGTTCGGGCAACGGAGATTCTGGCAAGGGCGGCAAAAAGCACGACAAGAATGACGATGTCGCACCCACATCATTCTGCCAATGCTACAGTAAGATTGGCGTCGACTCTCTTCTGGGTTTGGTTGATCAAGAAGCTGACATTCCCTGCTTGTGCGTACCAGTACTGTCAGGACCTGCCGCGGACGGTCCAACCAAAGATCTCTGCCCTTCCTTCTCAGGAACATTCACAGATGAAAAGAACTCGGACGGCAACCCCGTACCATGG TGTGAGAACATTGGCACGAGTCAGCTTGCATCTTTCGCCGATCAATGCCGCACAGCAGGCGTGGCTGGGGCTACCTGCTGCGACAAGGGCATGCCTTGGGAGAACTGCCCCAGCGATGGGAAGTATGATCCGAATGCGGAGTAA